One Falco biarmicus isolate bFalBia1 chromosome 9, bFalBia1.pri, whole genome shotgun sequence genomic region harbors:
- the LOC130155078 gene encoding LOW QUALITY PROTEIN: DNA repair protein SWI5 homolog (The sequence of the model RefSeq protein was modified relative to this genomic sequence to represent the inferred CDS: deleted 1 base in 1 codon), giving the protein MPRPASCRPNGTSQEALQYEIEELKQKDLALDQETAQFLSEGYSLEELEQHISCSLHEYNDIKDAGQMLLGKLAVIRGVTTKQLYPEYIRPGA; this is encoded by the exons ATGCCCCGTCCCGCGTCCTGCCGACCTAATGGAACCAGCCAAGAAGCCCTGCAGTATGAAATCGAAGAGTTGAAGCAGAAAGACCTTGCTCTAGACCAGGAAACTGCACAATTCTTGTCCGA aggctacagcctggaggaattggagcagcacatttct tgCTCGCTCCATGAGTACAATGATATTAAAGATgctgggcagatgctgctgggcaaactgg ctgttatcCGAGGGGTTACTACAAAGCAGCTCTACCCTGAATACATACGACCTGGAGCTTAG